The following coding sequences are from one Arvicanthis niloticus isolate mArvNil1 chromosome 14, mArvNil1.pat.X, whole genome shotgun sequence window:
- the Slc26a2 gene encoding sulfate transporter: MSSENKEQHDLSPRDLPEEPYGFPSELPLEAQRGSSTDLRQFETSDPRRAFRRIHMELHEKPETNIKQFVIRKLQKSCQCSAAKVRHGIFDCFPVLRWLPKYDLKKNILGDVMSGLIVGILLVPQSIAYSLLAGQEPVYGLYTSFFASIIYFLFGTSRHISVGIFGILCLMIGEVVDRELHKACPDTAATSSPLAVVSNGSVVVNQTLDGLCDKSYYAIKIGSTVTFMAGVYQVAMGFFQVGFVSVYLSDALLSGFVTGASFTILTSQAKYLLGLSLPRSHGVGSVITTWIHIFRNIHKTNICDLITSLLCLLVLVPTKELNEHFKSQLKAPIPIELIVVVAATLASHFGKLNENYNSSIAGKIPTGFMPPKAPDWSLIPNVAVDAIAISIIGFAITVSLSEMFAKKHGYTVKANQEMYAIGFCNIIPSFFHCITTSAALAKTLVKESTGCQTQLSAIVTALVLLLVLLVIAPLFYSLQKCVLGVITIVNLRGALLKFRDLPKMWRLSRMDTVIWFVTMLSSALLSTEIGLLVGVCFSMFCVILRTQKPKISLLGLEEESETFESISTYKNLRSKSGIKVFRFIAPLYYINKECFKSALYKKTLNPVLVKAAWKKAAKRKLKEETVTFRGDPDEVSLQLSHDPLEVHTIVIDCSAIQFLDTAGIHTLKEVRRDYEAIGIQVLLAQCNPSVRDSLARGEYCKKEEENLLFYSLSEAVAFAEDSQKQKGVCVVNGLSLSGD; this comes from the exons ATGTCTTCAGAAAATAAAGAGCAACATGACCTCTCACCGAGGGACTTACCTGAAGAACCCTATGGTTTCCCATCTGAGCTCCCCCTGGAGGCTCAAAGAGGATCAAGCACTGACTTGAGGCAGTTTGAGACCAGTGATCCACGGAGAGCTTTCCGTAGGATCCACATGGAACTTCATGAGAAACCAGAGACTAACATCAAACAGTTTGTCATCAGAAAGCTCCAGAAGAGTTGCCAGTGTAGTGCAGCCAAAGTCAGACATGGGATTTTCGATTGCTTTCCTGTATTGCGGTGGCTCCCAAAATATgatttgaagaaaaacattttgggCGATGTGATGTCTGGCCTGATTGTGGGTATACTGTTGGTGCCCCAGTCTATTGCTTACTCCCTGTTGGCTGGCCAGGAGCCTGTCTATGGTCTATATACATCATTTTTTGCCAgcattatttatttcctgtttggTACCTCCCGCCACATCTCTGTGGGCATTTTTGGAATACTGTGCCTTATGATTGGTGAGGTAGTTGACCGAGAACTACATAAAGCCTGCCCTGACACTGCTGCTACATCGTCTCCGCTAGCAGTGGTTTCAAATGGATCTGTGGTGGTAAACCAAACATTAGACGGACTCTGTGACAAAAGCTATTATGCAATTAAAATTGGCAGCACTGTGACATTCATGGCTGGAGTTTATCAG GTAGCGATGGGCTTCTTTCAAGTAGGCTTTGTCTCTGTCTACCTCTCTGACGCCTTGCTGAGCGGGTTTGTCACTGGTGCCTCCTTCACCATCCTCACTTCCCAGGCCAAGTACCTCCTTGGGCTGAGCCTTCCTCGGAGTCATGGAGTAGGCTCAGTCATTACTACCTGGATCCACATCTTCAGAAACATCCATAAGACCAACATCTGTGATCTCATCACCAGCCTTTTGTGTCTCCTGGTCCTTGTGCCAACCAAAGAACTCAATGAACACTTCAAGTCCCAGCTCAAGGCACCAATTCCCATCGAGCTCATTGTCGTTGTGGCAGCCACACTGGCTTCTCATTTTGGAAAACTTAATGAGAATTACAATTCCAGTATTGCTGGAAAAATTCCCACTGGGTTTATGCCACCCAAAGCACCAGACTGGAGCCTCATTCCTAATGTGGCTGTAGATGCAATAGCTATTTCTATCATTGGGTTTGCTATCACTGTATCACTTTCTGAGATGTTTGCCAAGAAGCATGGCTACACGGTCAAAGCAAACCAAGAAATGTATGCCATTGGCTTTTGCAATATCAtaccttccttcttccactgcATAACTACTAGTGCTGCTCTCGCAAAGACATTGGTTAAAGAGTCAACAGGCTGCCAGACGCAGCTGTCAGCTATAGTGACAGCCCTTGTTCTTTTGTTGGTCCTTCTGGTAATAGCTCCTTTATTCTATTCCCTTCAAAAATGTGTCCTTGGTGTGATCACTATTGTAAATCTCCGGGGTGCACTTCTGAAATTTAGAGACCTGCCAAAGATGTGGAGGCTCAGCCGAATGGATACAGTTATCTGGTTTGTGACTATGCTGTCCTCTGCTCTGTTAAGCACTGAAATAGGCCTGCTTGTAGGGGTTTGTTTTTCAATGTTTTGTGTGATCCTCCGTACTCAGAAGCCAAAGATTTCACTGCTTGGTTTGGAAGAAGAATCTGAAACCTTTGAATCCATTTCCACTTACAAGAACCTTCGGAGTAAGTCAGGCATCAAGGTTTTCCGCTTCATAGCCCCTCTCTACTACATAAACAAAGAGTGCTTTAAATCAGCTTTATACAAGAAAACTCTAAACCCAGTCTTGGTAAAGGCAGCTTGGAAAAAGGCAGcaaagaggaaactcaaagagGAAACAGTGACTTTTCGTGGGGACCCGGATGAAGTTTCACTGCAGCTTTCCCATGATCCCTTGGAGGTGCACACTATCGTAATTGACTGTAGTGCAATACAGTTTTTAGATACAGCAGGGATCCACACACTGAAAGAAGTTCGCCGGGATTATGAAGCCATTGGTATCCAGGTTTTACTGGCTCAGTGCAATCCTTCTGTGAGGGATTCTTTAGCCAGAGGAGAATATtgcaaaaaggaagaagaaaatctcCTCTTCTACAGTTTGTCTGAAGCGGTAGCTTTTGCAGAAGACTCTCAGAAGCAGAAAGGGGTGTGCGTTGTCAATGGTCTGAGTCTTTCTGGTGACTGA